AGCTTCCTTCATGGCATTCTTGTAATGAAAGCTATGTATCATGGGCATTCTCATTATTGCCCAATTCCCTTTTTAACcctatctattattttattcttCAACATTAGCCCCCTTGCATGTGTGAAAATACTCGTAGCATTTTTACACATGCAAAGACTCTTCTTGATAACTCCTGTTTGCCGAGTGTCTCACCACTTATACCTTGCTAGATGTCCCTAAAAAAAATtgtctataaataggacattgTATTAGTCTTGAATCACATCTTTCAAGCATTTCCCAATTCTTGTTGTGGTCATGTCCTCGGGAAGTAGTCCTTCTCAAATTTCAAACCTTGAATTCACTCATGACTTGAAGGATCTTCCTTCTAATGCCTTATCTTACATCAATGACTTGCGTAGGCGTGTCCATTCCTTAGAACGTTCTCTAACAAACACTAATGATGCCACTCGTGTTAGGGAGTCTGAATGTCGTAACCATTGTCGACAGCTTGATGATTTCAATGATCGCTTTGAataaatgtcctttcgaatggttTCTCTGAAAACCGAGCTTCTCCAAGCTTATGCTACACTTTCTAGGAAATATTCTGAACTGAGATGCATCCACGCAGAATATGACAGGGAGATAGAGCTTCTTCACTCTCAATTTGATAAGGACGTAGAATTTTGGAAGAATGAGGTTCAAGTATGGTTCCGTCATTACCTTGATGTGAAGCATCCTGTCTCACTCGTGACTCCTAGCCCTTCTCAATATTCTCCTATTAACATGTTTGAAGTACCCATGCTAGGATTAGATTTTCCTTCGTCTTCTTAGGGTGTTGGTCCTCCTCGCCCTTGAAGGTTTTGTTCTGCTTGGAGGCACACATGGCTACGCAGCTTATAACCCTTGCATGAGTACTATGTTTATGATAAGCTTCTGACAAATTTTTAGCAGGCTCCTTTGTAATGAGCATATGCtcttttaatatttatgaataaaataataatgtgtGCCTTTTTAGATTTTGttgatttatttatatatatatatatatatttaacaaaaGACAAATTAGTACTCCAAGCATGCTCCACCTATTTTCTTAGGTTGTTCACCTCTGTTGTAGATTTGTAATCATAACTTAGCAGTCATGCACACTTTTTCCATGCTTTAAATATCTACATATAGTAGCATGCTCATAACAGTATCCTTGTATTTTTTTTGTTCGTTCCCACAACAGTGCTCTCCAAATTCTTTccctttttcctcttttttttttggttatgtcttcttctttttctccagAGAAAAATCAACCAACTAATGGGGTCACTATTCTCATTCCTCCAAAGAAAAGACGTACATACCATGACCCTAATATGAAATCCCAATATGAGATGCTAGCTGAACTTTTGACTACCAAGAAAGAGCTGGCTATTTTTAAAGGCCACACGGAGTACTTGTGTTCCTTGGTTACCATCTATCAGAATGATGCTGCTAACTGGCGCAACAAGTTTGTAGATGTAGAGAAGTGGAGAAGTACTCATTGAAGACCTTCAGGATGTTCTCTCCAAGCATGTTAGAGAGAGTTGCAGAACCTAGCTTTTTCTTAGCTTTGTTTGTTTTCCTatttccctttgttttttttaagttcGATCCAACCCAGTCCTACTTAGTACCATATTTTTAAGTAGACTGGGTCTATTTGGCTTTAAAGAAGGGAATTTGTGTTTTGGCAAAAAGGAATGGTGTTTAGCTACTTGTAACAAGGACTGtaattcctttttttttcttcaaataataTAACTATGTTGTTACGATTTTCATTCCCTCATTTTTCCAATTAAcaataatttaaaatactatagtaATTGATACTTCAATATGCATAGACAAGCATACAACCAAAACATTTGGCTGgctgtgttgttttttttttatgcatatataAGCAGTGTACTTCTTATTTAGGAATGTATTTAGTAggttgtcttttattttatttttttaagaaatatatatatacatatatgggtgcattcttaatggttactacccatagatggttactttaatattaaccattggattaagatcaatggttcatatttatagttgttaattaatatttctaaaaataaattttgattttttcaaatttttggaagggttacctaatGAAAAATgcgtatttattatgaaaatataatattgtaaactttttcatttttcaaatgtatgtcaatttctaaatgtaactagtgtttctcattggttgaaaacactattaattatggcaaaaaaaaactaaattccaaattaatatagaaaaaaatatatttacatgttggtgacttgctataccaagtcactatgttgtcacatcatcataattgttagtacccatctatagcTAGTAACCATtcagaagtcttccatatatatatatatataatatgtaagcAAGGtgccttttttatatatatatacataggttGAATGAGTACATGCATGTATGTGAGCatactatatgtatatatagcttgcaactctttttttttcaaatatatttcAACGtacgtgtgtatatatatatatttattagtaTACACATATATACGTATAGGTACGTGGACCATATATATATGAATCATTGTCAAAATATGAGTATTTGAATACTTTTTAAATTTAAACATATGATATATAATTATCTtcaaaatgtgattatttgaatactttaatttaaaaattcaaatatatgatACTAAAATAGAGGTATGTTCAAAACACTAGAAtttggatattttttttaaaatttaaatatgtgATACTAACATAGAAATATCTTCAAACTATGCAagctatatataaataatatatatgcatatatactGAAAGAAGgctgatttttaaaaaaaaaaaacgtaatatatataaattgtttatGTACCATTAACTGCATCTATAGCCAGACTAactaaagcatgatataatagaAGTTAAATATTAAGATAAGATCAAATTAATTAACACGTGAACACGTGTACAGTTGGAGAACATTAATTAACTGAACAAGTTAATATTCgtatctgaagaaaaaaaaatctatacaTAAGTaactatatatacatgtatatatgcatacacatatatatatttatataacattTTAATTTTCAAAAAGAAGTTATGTAACTaacaaaaaaaatctatatataagtagactatatatacacacacacgtATATATGCTAAAGAATAATCActtttactttatatatatatatatatatatttaacattttaatttTCAAGAACAAGTTAAAGTAACTAAAAAAATCTATAAATAAGTACACTATACATATATACACGTATAGATGGTGAATTCTTTTTCaaacatatttataatatatatatataaatatataattttatatggttgtacatatgtaaaaaaaaaaaattaaaatgcagtatttttttaatatctacataagttgtatatttatatacaagctaaaaaaaatcacattttcttGTTCCTAAAGAAATTCTAGCCTTCCTATTATAAATCTACTTTCTTAGCCCCTTTTTCGATAAAAACATCATGTTTCTTGTTCTTACTTTTCTGTCATAGGCCACTCtctgttctcttttttttttttttaaaacaaaactcaGGTACCATTTACTCTCAAGtgcatatgcatattatatatacTTGTTGTATGTGTGTATATGCATGTATGTGGAAACTTTTGTAATGTTGTTTTTTTTAATCGTCTATACACTTATATTATATTAGGTGCACACATATTTATTTTATGCAACATATGTGATAGGTATATAGGCTCTTCAATGAtaatgttttatatatatatatatatatagtcagaTGTGTAATAACATGATATATATTTGACGAAAAACAATCAATACCTAAATGATGCGATTTTTCATAGTTAGAATGATGAGTATGGACAAATCTAACTTATATATAGATGCTCATGTGTAAGTATTGTATGTCATGTATCTCGTATGTATATGTGTTATGCAAGATTTAAATATTGCTTCTACATATTATTATTACCTGGGTATGTATCCAAGCTTGAAAATGTCTTATGTTctccattatttttattttttttgtgggACAATTTGTGGATTGTTTCAACTTGTGTAATTTATGCATGTCGCTCTTTTGATATTTTCATCCTATTGTTAAGAGTTTCTCAAGTTTCCTTCTCTTGTGTGTGTGTTTGTCAGCTTCATGGGTTGTAAAAGGAAAGTTTCCTCTTGTCATAATAGCCAGGAAAATATGTTATTTTCATAATCCTCATGCGAATCTCTTCGGAATAAAACGTTTCCTCATATCCGCGAAGGAGATGGAGTTTACCTTTATCCAGATTCAACAAATGATCGCATGATGCCTAATAATGATACTCCATTACATCGTCGTTTCTTGGGGGATGAATTAGACGTTGAATATCGAGCCCGTCCTGGGTTATTTGTTAAGTGGAAGGAGTGGAATGCTTCTATTTCCACACGCTTTTATGCCGTTTTGAAATTAGTTAAGATTTTATCTTCCATGTGGTTATCTTCTGGCCTCGAAGTGTACCGCAATATTCCTAGCTTAAATCAATTGGTATCGCGCTGGTGCCCCACAACCCATACTTTTTTAACGAACTGGGGGGAGTTTTCTATAACGTTGGAGGACGTTTACACACTTCTTTTCTTGCCCATCTGTGGTACTGCTTCTATCATTGCCCCATTATCAGATGAAGAGAAATCTCTGATGTCGTCCTTGAAGGCGCCTGTTGAATCTCTAAAAAAGAATAAGAAGTAGTTTGACCTTCCTGATTGGATAAGACACTTTCATAAAGAAGATGGTAGGGATCTTGTAGAGTTGGCAGCAAGCATCGCTTTGTGGCTAAGTACGTATGTTTTTCATCCAAAAAATCCTAGGACAGTTCAAAGTGATGTATTCTCTTTAGCTTGTAAACTTGCATGTGGGCAACAAATCCCTTTAGGTGCTCTCTACCTAGGAACATTATACCATAACTTAGACTCCCTAGTTCTTGAAGTAAATTCAAAGGGTACAAATATGGCCAGTACGGTCGATGCATGCTTTCTTCAAATGTTTATTTGGGAGCGTTTCACAAAGCTTTCCCCACCGCGTAAGTGTTTGAATAGTGATAACCCTCGTCCTTGGTCATGGGCTCGTTCTCGCCCGAAGAAGTCAGTAAAATTGTGTGACATTATTGACAATGTTTCAGAATTTACCTTTCGTCCGTACCTTACCAACACATATATTTATTTCACTTTGGACTTGTACCCTGGGGGCGTAGCATCATTGACGGAAGATGTTTGTTTATCTTTAGATATTTCCCCCGGAGGTATAGGCTTCTGGTTTGCTATATGTCTACCTCGTCACATATTATATTTCCTCGATAATGCTAAATCAGCATCTTGGTCATTTACTGTATATCGTCCTGGTCATGTGGCTAGACAATTTAGTTTTGACCAACATGTTCCTCATCATTGAAAGGTGGGGGACTTAGAAAAATTTAATAATTCATGCTTGTTAAACTACCTTCAGTCTTCGAAACGCTCTCGTACTTTATTCTGCCTTCCTTGTAAAATGAGGCATGGTGGGGTATCTTCAAAATTTGTTGACTTATGGCTAAACGAACTCGAGAATCACTCATTGGAACATGTCTTAGTTCACGCTAATGTCCATACCCAATATGTAGGGCTTACTGCTGGCTGGAATACTATTCTATCGTCCATGGACCCTCAAGAAGTAGTGCCTTCATCATCCATTGATCTTGGTATATTGGTTGAATAATGCAACATTATTGATTTTAATCACTGTTTCGTGCATTGGCTCACGTGCTCATAATATTTCAGGTCGTGACAACCTGGGGGAGGCAACTGGTGAAGATGAGATTAATCGGTCCAATATTGTTTTCCCTTGTGTCGTTAGGCCTTCTGAAGTTCAAGGAGCTACTAAATCTCGCTTCCCCCATACATTAGTGGTGATAATGATAACATCACGACCCAGGTGCGTGCTCTTGATCTATCAGTTCTTGagtcatgacatatatatatatttatttgctcTCCATTTTCTTGTAGGCCACTATAGCCTGCGTTACTTCAACCCTTCATTGTAGTTCCAGAGAGGACATCAACGTAGTTGGGACTGTTATGGCGCCTGGTATGTCGACTTTTCCTTCTTGAAAATGAGAAAAGTATTCACGTTATCCCTTTGAAGTTTGCTAACAGCTTACCACTTTGTTTTCTTTCAACTTCTTTTCATACTTCATCGATGGTACGAATCTTTTTATACCCAtgctacatatatttatatacaaaatgCATATAAATTTCCTACTTTGTTCTCTTTCGCAGTCGACGGAGTTTCAGGATTTCACTAGAGCTTTTGATCCTTTATCTCAACTCCAGACCATCACTTCAAGTAACATAGCGCCAAGGACTGATGTTGGCCAAAATATTCAAGAGACGCGTTCATCAGTTTCTTTCACTAACCTCCTCACTATAGACCTTATTGAAGAAGAATCGAGGAGAAATCTTATTTTAACGGAATAGATGGACACAGTTGCGCTTCGCTTACACCATCTTGAACCTCAAGCATCACAATTTTATTCACTATATTCAGCTTTGGACAAAGATTTCACGCATCATTTCAAAGACAATTCTTCCTTTAAAAAATTGCACTTTATTTCCTTAGCCTTGATCACACTGCCGTTACTTCAAATGAAACATGAAATTTCTGAAGACTATTGTTTTCGAATGTTAGAGCAATGGGAGGTAGCGTGCTTATCTCTTCCTTTTAAACCTCTTATATTGAGGAAGCTAGTGGAGTCCTACAATGAGGTTGTCCATTCTTCCATCGACCATCGCCATATATTTGAGGAACTTGCTAGCGCACGAGAAGCACGCGATGCCAAAATCAAGAAGAttgagcagttgtctaaagaggTAGAAGAACTAGATGGCAAAGTAGCAATTTTATCGCAACAATACCAAGAACATGGATCTTCTTTGAGCATTTGGTCATATGCTGCTTGATATcatgctagtttttttttttatatacgtaTACTCTTATTTgttaatttattcattttaagcaCACTAATTATTGCTAGCTCTTTGTATATACCTATTTTTAATGTCATTGATAGTTTTTGTGTTTTATGTTTGTATGCATACATATGTGCTAACAACCTTTGTATTttgtaatctaaaaaaaaataaaattattcttttgCATATATTTATGCATAcatacatctatatatatatagatgtttAGACTTTACTTGTCTTGTATGTATACTTTTTACAAGTGTACATGTATGTTTTTTGGCAATTTATAACCACCTCATGTTTGGATACTTGGTAAAGCGACAATCTTGTTTCACATGTTcgtgaaatatataaaaaaaaaaaaaattgtatgaaTCACACATTTTATTGCTTGTAGTTAAGATCTTGTATCGTAATAAGAAAAGTATTTTTTCACATACTTGATATTTGTAGGAGGAAGTGTCGATCCAATGTTAGGATTTAGGAGAATGCAGTAGCCACTATCTTTAATTTCTTCAATAAcatagggcccttcccaatttggcacAAATTTTGTTGTGTGCATACCTCTCATCACATGATCTGTAGCTTTTAGGACTAGTTCccctttttgaaatatccttGGACGTACTAGTTTATCATAGGCTCGAGCCATACGTCGTTGATATTGTAGTAGGTTATCTTTGGCTTTCTCCCTTCGTTCATCCACCAATTCCAATTCTTCTAGCCTTGCTTGATGCACATCCATTCTTGCTGCCATGGCCAACTTGGCAAAAGGTACAGCTATCTCTGCAGGTAGTACTGCTTTTGACCCATATACCAAGGAGAATGGTGTAAATCCTGTCGATCCCTGTTTTGAAGTGCGATAAGTCCATAGAGCCAGAGGGACAAATTCATGCCAGATTGTGGGACTATCATGTACCATACGACTTAAAACTCGTAATAGTAACTTGTTAAAAGCTTCAGCAATACCATTCCCTTGTGGGTAGTGCCTAGTTGACTTTCCATGAGAAATTTTATAATCTTCTAATAACTTCTTCGTTGCTTTTCTTGTAAAAGGTGTAGCATTATCTGACAAAATTCTTTTTGGTATTCCAAATCGACAAATAATGTATTCTAGAATAAAGTTGCCACAGTTTCTGTAGAGGTCTTTTTCAATGGGATTGcttctgcccattttgtgaaaCATTCTGTTGCTGCTAAGATCCAAATTCTTCCTTGAGAAGGTGGTGAAATCAGACCTATGAGATCCATGGCTCAAGTGTGCCAAGGAGTAGTCACAGATTGTAGAGAGATTGCTGGAGCATGTATTTTGTTCCTGAAAATTTGACATTTTTGGCATTCTCTT
The Humulus lupulus chromosome 6, drHumLupu1.1, whole genome shotgun sequence DNA segment above includes these coding regions:
- the LOC133784829 gene encoding uncharacterized protein LOC133784829, producing MPNNDTPLHRRFLGDELDVEYRARPGLFVKWKEWNASISTRFYAVLKLVKILSSMWLSSGLEVYRNIPSLNQLVSRWCPTTHTFLTNWGEFSITLEDVYTLLFLPICGTASIIAPLSDEEKSLMSSLKAPVESLKKNKKDLVELAASIALWLSTYVFHPKNPRTVQSDVFSLACKLACGQQIPLGALYLGTLYHNLDSLVLEVNSKGTNMASTVDACFLQMFIWERFTKLSPPRKCLNSDNPRPWSWARSRPKKSVKLCDIIDNVSEFTFRPYLTNTYIYFTLDLYPGGVASLTEDVCLSLDISPGGIGFWFAICLPRHILYFLDNAKSASWSFTVYRPGHVARQFSFDQHVPHH
- the LOC133784830 gene encoding uncharacterized protein LOC133784830 codes for the protein MLSEFDISVMYPRAQKSQALSDLLTYSSNNDEDWTPKEIPGGLPEATVCDDEIQKKWIITFDGSSTSNGGGEGIVLTNPEGKNHTQAYKLSFDCTNNEAEYEALILGMTAALNMEVKEVVIKGDSKLVIQQVKGEFSVKEPSLVIYRAMVQELAKNFQERQFAHMPRTQNRYADALATMASKVEVSETQNLRRPYQEYFQDKVTPCDKKEKEKLLRRISKYCLKDNNDLYRKGFNGKLLRCISNEEAEEVMKEIHHGDCREHQGGRKLYEEVEQNTCSSNLSTICDYSLAHLSHGSHRSDFTTFSRKNLDLSSNRMFHKMGRSNPIEKDLYRNCGNFILEYIICRFGIPKRILSDNATPFTRKATKKLLEDYKISHGKSTRHYPQGNGIAEAFNKLLLRVLSRMVHDSPTIWHEFVPLALWTYRTSKQGSTGFTPFSLVYGSKAVLPAEIAVPFAKLAMAARMDVHQARLEELELVDERREKAKDNLLQYQRRMARAYDKLVRPRIFQKGELVLKATDHVMRGMHTTKFVPNWEGPYVIEEIKDSGYCILLNPNIGSTLPPTNIKYVKKYFSYYDTRS